A window of Candidatus Neomarinimicrobiota bacterium genomic DNA:
TATGTTTTAAGACATTGCATAATTCACCAAAATATAGTACCCAATCTGGGAGTTGTCAATAGAGTAGACTACCTACTATATATGTAGGTAGATGTACCTATATTTTTTCCTTTCTTAATCGCTATAATTCATAGTTTTAAAATTTTAATGGAGTTGAACCACTTCACAAATCACCCCTAATTTCTTTCATGCGAAGTAAAAATAAACAGATACTTGTGGTGGGCGATCGTGTCTTGATCCGCCCAGACAAAGGTGAAGGAAAATCAAAGGCGGGGATTTACTTGCCGCCAAGCGTGGTTGAAAAGCAGGAAGTCTTAAGCGGTGTGGTGGTAGAAGTAGGCCCGGGAATTCCATTGGGTAATCCAGAAGACAATATGGATGAACCCTGGTCAACCAACGACAGTGGGTCGGTGAAATATATTCCATCCCAAGCTGAAGTAGGCGATATGGTATTATTTGTAAATAAAGCGTCTATCGAAATAAAAATCGAAAATGAGGATTATCTCATTATGCCCCAGTCCGCCATTCTCATCCTCATCCGGGATGACCTTCACAGTTTAGCCGATTAATCATTCAAACCATGCCTAAAGCCGGCATTTATATTCACATGCCCTTTTGTCGGGTGAAGTGCATGTATTGCGACTTTTATTCTGTAGCGGATCGCGATGATGCAATCCCCGCTTTTTTTGAAGCACTCCTCAA
This region includes:
- a CDS encoding co-chaperone GroES, with the translated sequence MRSKNKQILVVGDRVLIRPDKGEGKSKAGIYLPPSVVEKQEVLSGVVVEVGPGIPLGNPEDNMDEPWSTNDSGSVKYIPSQAEVGDMVLFVNKASIEIKIENEDYLIMPQSAILILIRDDLHSLAD